From Ananas comosus cultivar F153 linkage group 8, ASM154086v1, whole genome shotgun sequence, one genomic window encodes:
- the LOC109714345 gene encoding beta-1,3-galactosyltransferase pvg3-like, producing the protein MFQLVPSQLYTYTRGIGQFLQLHPTIVNVREKSKMFAWKQSPSCIALLALPLALFALATVVFYPRDFGLPSTFTSCGSSSSSAGGISAAPVQPEFRLLVGIITRPEYYERRHLLRMVYSLQQSDNNFAAHVDVRFVFCNLSTEEQAVFVALEIMCYDDIIILNCTENMDNGKTYNYFSSLPTLLDGDAKYDYVMKTDDDAFFRLPSLIESLRDKPRSDVYYGLQMPCDKENFFPFPPFMSGMGYILSWDLVEWIATSETAREDTTGPEDMWTGRWLNMAGRASNRFDNAPAMYDYRGTSPATCFRHDFVPETIAVHHLIDNARWTDALTYFNFTKGLKSSKQYHIP; encoded by the coding sequence ATGTTCCAATTAGTCCCATCTcaactatatacatatacacggGGAATCGGACAGTTTCTCCAGCTTCACCCAACAATCGTTAACGTGAGAGAAAAATCGAAAATGTTCGCCTGGAAACAATCTCCCTCTTGCATCGCTCTCCTCGCCCTTCCTTTAGCTTTGTTTGCCCTAGCAACCGTCGTCTTCTACCCTCGCGATTTCGGCCTCCCGTCGACCTTCACCTCCTGCGGCAGCTCATCATCTTCGGCCGGCGGCATCTCCGCTGCCCCCGTACAGCCTGAATTTCGGCTCCTCGTTGGCATCATAACCCGCCCGGAGTACTATGAGCGCCGGCACCTCCTCCGCATGGTCTACAGCCTTCAGCAGTCCGACAACAACTTCGCCGCCCATGTCGACGTCCGCTTCGTCTTCTGCAACCTCTCGACCGAGGAGCAGGCGGTCTTTGTCGCCCTCGAAATCATGTGCTATGACGATATCATCATCCTCAACTGCACCGAGAACATGGACAACGGCAAGACCTACAATTACTTCTCCAGCCTCCCGACGCTATTGGACGGCGACGCCAAGTACGACTACGTCATGAAGACGGACGACGATGCGTTCTTCCGGCTGCCCAGCCTGATTGAATCGTTGAGGGACAAACCTAGGAGCGATGTGTACTACGGGCTCCAGATGCCATGCGACAAGGAGAACTTCTTCCCCTTCCCGCCGTTCATGTCGGGGATGGGGTACATCTTGTCGTGGGACCTGGTGGAGTGGATCGCCACATCCGAGACGGCGCGGGAGGATACCACCGGGCCGGAGGATATGTGGACGGGGAGGTGGCTGAACATGGCGGGCCGGGCCAGCAACAGGTTCGACAACGCCCCGGCCATGTACGACTACCGAGGCACGTCGCCGGCCACATGCTTCCGCCACGACTTCGTGCCGGAGACCATCGCCGTGCACCATCTCATAGACAACGCCAGATGGACGGACGCGTTGACCTACTTCAATTTCACAAAGGGGCTCAAGTCTTCTAAGCAATACCACATTccctga